The Pleuronectes platessa chromosome 22, fPlePla1.1, whole genome shotgun sequence region TGTCCGACTTCATCACGTGACCTTGAAACGTCATGGGGGCGAGCACATAGATTTATATATAaggctgtttgttttgttgttgtctgcGTGTTCACATCGTCATGTGTTTACATTGTGGGCATGGAGAAGGAGATCACCTCTATGAcatcatttcatattttattggcTGAAATTGTTTATATATCAAACACATGAATGACATCATTAGAAAAGTGATTACAGATTAGTGAGTGAATTGTTCCTGGtccctgattggctgttggtccAGTGAAGTCtcttctgattggtcagctgtgGATGGTTGAGTTGCTGCTCCCTCCACAACAGGACACGGGTGAGtgtgaaatgatgatgatgatgatgatgacagatGATGAAGATCTCTGCGAGTCTCTGACGACGAGTCACCATGACGACTGAAAGATGAAGAGTCGTCCACAGAACCGACGGGAGTCAcctgaccagagagagagagactcctcCTGTTTACTGTGTGGGAACCGGAAGTCACCTGATCCACAATgagacgcacactcacacacaaccagtGAAGTAGCGATAACATATGAACACCAGCAGGAAGTTCACACTGACGCACACAACATCAGTTACAAGTGTCTGAACTCACACAGTGAAACCACAGtagtgttgacatgttgacatgttgatttCTATTTCTTCCCCATTCATGAGAACACACGTGTCACGAGTTCTGTTTTATACATGGAgagtaaattaataataatcattttctcatcgatttttttatttgttgatctGATGTCTCCTTTTGTCCAAAATAAACTTAGtttattgaaaacaataaataatcacaTTAAAGACCGAACTAAACGTGTGGGAAGTTAGAAGACATTGGTGATGTCATCATATTGAATAGCAGTCACAGATCGATAAGTTCAAGTTAACTGATAACAGATCAGTGTTTTATCTCAGCttttggtctccacctcctcctgaaaCAACATGTGGATCTCCAGCTGCTGAAAGGTCCACATGTTGTTCACAGCAGAGGCAGATGTTAACAGCTGTTTACAGAATTGCACCAGTTTTAAAGTGACAACCATCTCGTCAGTGTGTGAACGtgtcactttttgtgtttgtaccacgtttggatgttttccagagcgaCAGCCGTGTGCACTTCAGGGTCGCTCTGCAGACGTCGTCTCTTCACTGACCggagcagcagaaacagaagcgctgataaaaacatcagtgtgatcaaAACTGCGACTCCTCCTGCCAGTCGAGTGTCCACATCTCCAAACATCTGCTGTTCAGTGAACGCACCATGAGGGACTAAAGACAAGAGTTCATGTCAGTGAATGCACCATGAGGGATATTTCAccgttttatattatattatatagtaaagttgtgtgtgtgtaatgttgtgAGCTTTTAcaaacagtctgtggtgcagagtgaagaaagacaactttgtgttcatcctgcctggtttatctgcactttatagtttttatatcagatgaaactgaatattctgtattactgttcacatgtggtttatatataagtttaaaTGATTAGAGTATAACAACTGACACAATCTTAAGACCCAAGTTCAttgcctttcaaaataaaagctctgtaattcagctctaaaaaaaaatgatagcAACAAAAGGGACAAAGTGCtattactttgaagacaaactgctgaacaggaagtgattatGTTAATGATGCTGCAATAGCGAAGATCAGCTCCTGTGTCCAAgttgatgaaataaaataatctgaTTATAAAAATTATTTGCTTGATTTTGACTTGAAGTTTGACTTGGTTAACAACCACTGCTGCAGTTAATCTGAGGACCttaaagaagacatgttcaactcccTCCATAGACTGAAGACAcactggtccccccccccccccccctgatacAGAGGACTGGTCGATTTATTAATATTGAGACAATCACATGTTCAAATCAAACTCAACACAAATTTATATTAAACATGACACGtatgattaaatgattaaatcatGAGACATGAGTTCCACATGCAGACGGAgagacgtttgtggaattaggAGGTAGATTATGTTTTGTATGTATATAacatgttatattttatatattgttgtcACATGTTGTAATTGTCACTATATGATTGGTCACCTTCTTGTCCTCTCTGCAGAACTTCAATATCAACTGACGCTGAAACTTCTTCTCCTGATTCTTCATCTCTGGCTACGACCTGAACAACGATACAACATGATCATGTTTCACAGCTCGGTTCACACGTCCAACATGGAACCGCACCAGCTTCAGATAAAAAACATGTGAGATATGATGTTTCACACTTTGAAGATTTGAGTTAAAATCTTCAGTCATTCAATCATTGATTTGATCTGAGATCAGTCGGAGCTTTGAACAAAGAAACATTTAATCAATGATTTAACAAATCATTGATTCGATTTTTGATTAATAAAGTGTATTTTCCAGATTTCTCTAGAATTTCTGTGACCACATCTGCAACTGAAGAAAGAATACATATGTAAAATGTAACTAACATCGATCTGTACTATAGTTGTGTAGTTTAACATAATAggttaaaggtcagaggtcacctgcTGATTCTATGTGTATCCCGCAGGTAGACTCACCTGTAGGATGTGGCGGTCGAAGTCGTGCAGTTGGTACGTCCTGGCGATCAGGATCCCCATCTGAGTGACATGGTACAGGTCGGACAGAGGATGAAGGGAGTAGCGGATGTTTGGATTCAGGCCCTGTGATTGGACGACAGTGATGAGTCATCCGGTGTGATTCAGGTGATACGTGTATATAGTCAATTGgacttgtatttgtgtttgttaaggACTCTTCACCAATAGTTCAACTAATGGGAGGTTTCAGGCTCTTAACCGTTGTGGGTCTGTACCTGTGTTGAGAGTCATTATGTTAAAGAGGCAGGTTCGGGTTCCTACCGGCTGAAATGCACAAAGCACTGAACCTGCTAAAGTGACTGGTCTTCTCAGAGAAACAGCCACCTACCAGAACTTGAGACAAGATGCTACCAGTGGCtacaaaagacaaaatatgaaCTGTCTCCACCAGTTGGACAACCTACCCTTTGATTGTCAACTTTACCACAACCATTACCCTGAAGAAGCCATTTGTCAATCTATAGACTTCCAAAGATACACAAAGAAGAGTTTCACTCAAACCAAGCATCATAATCAGCATTCATTTGGTAACATACGACATCATCAAACCCCTGGTTCAAAACACTACATCAAAAATGGATTTTACCAACAAGACCAGAGGAATACGTTTGGCCCCAGATGaaagggtttagggttaggctaaccctaaaggccaatgtatgcttctccgttttgacggacacggacagataggaccgcctttttcggCATGTGTGTagggtcacatacggttataacgccctgtcataacggcgctagcgggctagccaccatgctaactgcggtggtaactgtgcaaaaacccgctgtcacGACTTAAATTCCACGGccatcatgacactgtttctcaaacaccgtcaggttagaagcaaacacttggtagtagttagtatcgggagtccctgctgactgtgtttggaagctgggggggggggggagctagctgcccccatgtagcttcaagctgttgaattagcaacgcagttcagATACAAGACCAGGGTACCGCTGCGTTAAAAACGATCACATAAGCATTCTGACTCGCtaggtgtcactttatttcaacttcaacagcctttgtctgttagttgccatcgttcactgtgtgtgaggagccgggaggacgtaaataaacaagcgtggacttcttctaaatacctcatgaggtaggcttctctaagctcgtcttcagttgcgccacctactgttctggtggtgaattgttttcagcacaaacAGCTCATAAATTAAAAAGAGTCCGTCCAATCCGTCGGTCCGTCCACGcttaacggactcggagaagcatacattagCCTTAACCCAGACATGACATGAAGAGGATTGCTCAGACCTATACATcgcagaaacaaaacaaccactACATCATTGGTTGGCACAGCACAGTAGAACCAGTTCCTCAGGCCAGGACTCAGCAGTTCCCTTACAGCTCAAGGACAAGGGACACTCTTCTGAAGATGGTAATGTAGGAACTTTGTCCAGTGAAGACAGATGGTTGAATGAAGAGTCAAAGAAGCATACAAAAACAGTGACTTAACAGAGGAGGTGGTTTAAGAGACAAATTTGAACCCAGTTGTCCCCACAGAGAGATCCACCCCAACCCATGTGACCCTAATGACCATAGACAATGAGACCAGCTCGTGTGACTCACACAAAAGCAGGGTGGGTCTTTGACTTATAGGTAACAACTGCCATTCACACTTTGACTCTGCTCAACACAGTCCAagacccacagaggttaaacTCCTGAAACCTCCATCAGTCAGTTCGAACTGAAGAAGGTGAAACGTCCAGTTCCACATGTCCTCTTGTGTAACTTTGTAGATACCATCACCTGAATGACTGAGAATCTACACAGATAAGGTGAATATACAGGTAGAGGATCACATGTTCTTACATTAGAGAAGTCGTGGTCGGACACCTGGACCTGTAACACCTGGTTCCCATAGGTTGAGACGATCGAGATGGGGCTAGAGCTCTGGATGATGAAACCTTTAAAAGTGGTTCTGTTAAAAACCGGAGGGAACGTGTTTTCATTCAAAACTCTGACCACGACGAATGCCACGCTGTATTTCAGCCTGTCGTCCACCTGACACACctggacgaggggggggggacaggtgaGGGACGCAGACTCTGTTCTGATGGTTATGAGTGAAGCCGTACACAGGAAGTAAAATTATTACCATGACCTTGAGTGTGAAGTTTGGTGTCAGTCGTCGGCCGTCCACAGCTCGAGTTAACCTGAGCTCACCTGTCGTGTTGTTGATCTCAAACCTGCCCTGGTCGTCACCTGCGGGTCAAACTGAAGGTCACGTGACCTCTGCAGTCCTCGTGTTCGACTGGTGTTAAGCCAACTTAAAATGAACAAACGTAACAACAACTGTTGAGCTCATTTATTCAAAGTGTTAAATCACAGTGTGTCtcattgtgtggttgtgtgactTAACACTAAATGTTTAGTGATAATATTGACTGCAAGGCTCCACCTTATTCATGAAGTGATATCATCAGTGTGTATGTTATTTCTCGAGAGAGCATTCTGATCACGTGTCATTTTACCTTTCCTATACGAACTGtgtggaaacaataaaaacaaattgacaCAAAACACCAAATTTCTCGTAGTAGCTCTGGACACTAACATCAGCAATTTCTAAATCAATCGCTGAACGTGAGAAAGACGTTTTATAAGATCAAGGAAACTGTAAAACTGTCCATGTTTATTAACAATCAGTCAATCAGCTGACTGATCGATCAGCTGACTGACCATGACTGTAACCATAACCCTCAGTGAGACACATGGATGGTTTTATGTGAATGACCTGACAGGATGCTGTAGATCAGAGACATGTTGattcctctgtctccgtccacTGCTCTGATTGGACCAGGAGAAAACTCCAGAACAAcatcctgaaacacacacacacacacacacaaacgcgcgcacacaaacacaaaaacacacacacacacacacaaactttgatTATGTGTCTTTAATTTCAGAAGATATTTTATCTATATTGTATATTAATTATATAGGGTAAATGCTCTGcattttttcatatatatattttctcaaagattgtGACACTTTCACCATTCACACACCTTCATACAGCTCATCTAGAGGCAATCTGGGGATTAgtgttttgcccaaggacagtTTGGCCCAGGCAATGGGGGGAACAGGGATGGAATCGCTGAGCCTCTGATTAGTTGAGcaactgtggctgaggggtagagcggttgtccttcaacctgaaggtcggcagtacGATCCCCAGTCTGCCCCGCCTGCATGCCTAACTGCTTCCTTGGGCAAGAGGCTAAACactgaattgcccctcatagaacaacacaGTGCTGCTAACagatgctctgtatgaatggtgtgtgaatgggtgaacgcGAACTGTGATGTAAAgccctttgagtggtcatcaaaactACAAGAGCTCCATATAAAGACAAACCAGTgagtggacaacccgctctacctcctgagcctgTGGGTTtacctgtgtcctgtgtgtgatgTTGGTGGTGTAGGCGGGGTTAATGCAGACAGGAACACCTGGAGTGACAGGTGCACACGGCAGGAAGTGAGGATATTGATCGTCTCCGTCCTCGATGTTCACGGATAAATGAGAAGACGAGTTGAATTTATCCTCTGTGTTTGATTCCTgttcagaaaaaaatgtattcactgAATAGAGCAAAGTATTTATTTCTGAAAGGTTATTTGTTTCAATTATTGAAACAAATAATtgtttattccccccccccagggagAGTTAATTGGCCAACTAATCTCAGCTGTGCCGATCAACTCTCCATGGTTCACCTCGAGCTGCTCTGAACCACCTGCACAATGTCACAGTGGAAAGTTTGAGACTTGATTCTGGCTCCAGATTAGTTTCAGTTTCTGTATCAAAGAAAGTTACAGTACATTGATCGTTTATTGATCCAGTTATTTAAGTGTGACTGGTTAGTTCAGTTCTCCCAGTTCTTGGGTGCGGCCTCAGTCATACCTGGGCCCAGATGATGAACTCCAGGTGATGTCTGGTCTCAAAGTCCAGATGTTTGTCCAACACGATGCTGCCACTGTTTGGTAGATCGATCCTGAAGAAGGCGGCGTCCGGCTGCGGGTGACAGGTAAGTTCAGtcatgtgactccagctgatCGATTGAGGACAGAAGCATGTGGACAACTCACCGATGATTGATCAATGATGTAACTGATCATGTCCCCGTCTGCATCAACAGCTTTTACAGTGAATATCACAGAGTTCACAGCCGTCAGCTGcgaacacagaaaacacactttaTAATAGAATAATGTTATGATATAATAATCTAGTTATTTATAATGTTTGTACTGTTTCAGTTTATACAAAGTTTATATTGATATCAACCATCATCATATGACAGATAAACCTGGCCCAGTGATCTGAGAAGATGACTCGTTCCTTAATTAATATCAGACAAACTGAAGCTGAACTTAAAGTGGAGCCTGATTGATCATCTGATCATCAGCTGACACACAGATCTGCTGCGGTCAGCTAACGACAATGAGGCTGAGCTGGATTACGCTTCATTTTACAACCTCCACTTGATTTTTGTATCATAAAGACTGTCCCTCTAGAAATTAGGGGCCTTGAAAGTGGGCGTGGCTTGATCTGTGGTTACCCTCCACATTTTACCTCACTGATGCTGAAAGGACCAATCGTCTCCTGCAGGAAGTTTGGTCTGTTGTCGTTTTCATTCACGATCTCCACCAGGATCCTGAACTGACTCTGATAACACAGGTAACTCAGGTGAACTCAGGTGAACTCAGGTAACTCAGGTGAACTCATGAACCTTACTCAGGTGTAAACACCCTTGATTTACCTGCATGACATCCTCTTCATAACAGGTGAGCTCTGCTGCCAGCACCGATCCCTGAACCTGAGAATCAGAAGCATGTCAGTGATGTTTGTTCCAGGTGTTAGTCACAGCCCAGGTGAGTGTGGTGTTCAGGTGGGTTTTTTAAGATgctttaagattaagatgatgaagattaagatgcatttatttgtcccaacacatgcacagacatgcacagacatgcacagacatgcaggtagggaaatgtaacctctgcttttgacccatctggtgcaggacacacagagcagtgagcgaccatgtacggcgcctgGGGAGCAGATggtgggggagtaaggtgccttgctcaggggcactagacagggtagggagaatcctcttggatttttggacagatcaatccaggttcgtctttttgttgtttctccgtggagtcgaaccagagacgaaccagagacctgatctgcccatagtccaagtttctgccactagtccaccgccggTGCCATGTTCTGGTgcgtattaataataataataatacattttatttataggcgCCTTTCAGAGCACTCGAGGTCCCCTTTCACcgaagataaataaaaacaacaacataaacaatatatcaaaaacatccataaaatTTCTAGAAATGATGCGAGCAGCAAACTTCTGGACTAATTGAAGTTTCTAAGAGAATCTATGAGGGACACCAAAAAGAAGGGAATTACTATGCGGGATGTAAACGGGTGTGGACGAGAATGGGTGAAGGATGACACCCAGACTCTTAACCTGACGGGAGGGAGAAACTAAAGACTTGTCAATATTGAAGGATAGATGGTCTGATTTTGATACAGGGTATTTGTTGCCAATAAGGAAAACTTCGGTTTTATCGCTACTGAGTTTTAGGAATTTGCCGTGTTGTTCAGGTGAGTGATGTAGAAGTGTACCTCCCTGTCCAGGACTCTGGAGAGTGACGTGTTGAGTCGGATGGTTCGACCCTCTAAGTAGAACCAGTCTGCGCTGTGTCCGCTCAGACAAAGTCTGATAGTGTTCACTCGTTGCTCTCCGCTGATACTGATGTTGGCTATGAACTGACCGAGCGGACTGTTCTCTCTGACCGATGCCAAGATGTCCGACCCGCCTTGACACGGACCGGCTGAGGACAAACATAGACAGAGACGTGAAATATGGGGATGAAGTTGTGCTTCTATGATTAACGATATTGGCTGGAAGAGAATACGTCATAGGAACCTGAAGAGAACGTTAAAGAACCTGGTGTTCTCACCTGTAACCACATGATATGATAACCGGAGAACCAcctgccacagcagcagcctgcagcGTCTCAGCATCGTCCTTTGTCCTCCGCtttgtcctcgtcctcctgaaaacaaacactcacCAGTGACACTTTGagattaaaatacaaaattttACGTACTGTAAAAAGTTGTCTTCTGTTTTCTACAgactgtttttatattgttgttgttgcccattaaacaacaaactgaaaatattaacacacacacatctaatgAGGCCTTACCTCTCTCTCCTGGTTCTTCTGACACTTGgactctctatctct contains the following coding sequences:
- the cdhr5-rs gene encoding cadherin-related family member 5 is translated as MLRRCRLLLWQVVLRLSYHVVTAGPCQGGSDILASVRENSPLGQFIANISISGEQRVNTIRLCLSGHSADWFYLEGRTIRLNTSLSRVLDREVQGSVLAAELTCYEEDVMQSQFRILVEIVNENDNRPNFLQETIGPFSISELTAVNSVIFTVKAVDADGDMISYIIDQSSPDAAFFRIDLPNSGSIVLDKHLDFETRHHLEFIIWAQESNTEDKFNSSSHLSVNIEDGDDQYPHFLPCAPVTPGVPVCINPAYTTNITHRTQDVVLEFSPGPIRAVDGDRGINMSLIYSILSGDDQGRFEINNTTGELRLTRAVDGRRLTPNFTLKVMVCQVDDRLKYSVAFVVVRVLNENTFPPVFNRTTFKGFIIQSSSPISIVSTYGNQVLQVQVSDHDFSNGLNPNIRYSLHPLSDLYHVTQMGILIARTYQLHDFDRHILQLVRFHVGRVNRAVKHDHVVSLFRS